In a genomic window of Nostoc sp. UHCC 0870:
- a CDS encoding ammonium transporter, whose translation MYKHKSKIKNRRFSARNSAKSSQHNSTIKLFNFIKRLSPSWQACLPLACLIVLGWGYVAVAQTPDAGPTTAELKIALDTLWVAIAAFLVFFMNAGFGMLETGFCRQKNAVNVLAKNLIVFALATIAFWVIGFGLMFGDGNDFIGLNGFFLTGEDNSPVTGDAYKGVFSALNWAGVPLAAKFLFQLAFAGTAATIVSGAVAERIKFLDFLIFSILLVGIAYPITGHWVWGGGWLYKQGFWDFAGSTVVHSVGGWAALMGAAFLGPRIGKYQDGKVVALPGHNMSIATLGCLILWLGWFGFNPGSVMAADPNAITHIALTTNMAAAAGGIAATATAWFYLGKPDLSMIINGILAGLVAITAPCAYVSIPGAVIIGLIAGVIVVFSVTLFDKIGIDDPVGATSVHLVCGVFGTLAVGLWSVGPGVYSWYGEGAGPIKGLFVGGGVEQLGIQFLGVIAVGGMTVLLSSIFWLALKYTLGIRVTRTEELEGLDIHEHGMEAYSGFLKENSPSGFGEAGNSGGYSSGEDYSNKI comes from the coding sequence ATGTACAAGCATAAATCGAAAATAAAAAATAGGCGATTTTCCGCAAGAAATTCCGCTAAAAGCTCGCAACATAACTCAACAATCAAGTTATTTAATTTCATTAAGCGGCTATCACCCAGTTGGCAAGCTTGCTTACCTTTGGCTTGTTTGATTGTTTTGGGATGGGGTTATGTCGCAGTTGCCCAAACCCCAGACGCTGGCCCGACAACAGCAGAATTGAAAATTGCTCTGGACACACTTTGGGTAGCGATCGCAGCGTTTTTAGTATTCTTCATGAATGCTGGTTTCGGGATGTTAGAAACTGGCTTTTGTCGCCAGAAAAACGCTGTTAACGTCCTTGCCAAAAACCTAATTGTGTTTGCACTAGCCACCATAGCTTTTTGGGTAATTGGTTTTGGGTTAATGTTTGGCGATGGCAACGATTTTATTGGGTTAAATGGGTTTTTCTTAACAGGAGAAGATAATAGTCCTGTTACCGGAGATGCTTATAAAGGTGTCTTCAGTGCTTTAAATTGGGCTGGTGTCCCCTTAGCTGCCAAATTTTTATTCCAGTTGGCATTTGCGGGAACAGCCGCGACAATTGTGTCTGGTGCAGTTGCCGAAAGAATTAAGTTTCTTGACTTCTTAATTTTCAGCATCTTACTTGTAGGTATCGCCTACCCCATTACCGGACACTGGGTTTGGGGTGGTGGTTGGTTATACAAACAAGGGTTCTGGGACTTTGCTGGTTCTACGGTAGTTCACTCAGTTGGTGGTTGGGCAGCTTTAATGGGAGCAGCCTTTCTTGGCCCCCGTATCGGTAAATATCAAGATGGAAAAGTTGTGGCTTTACCTGGTCACAACATGAGTATTGCCACTCTAGGATGTTTGATTCTGTGGTTAGGCTGGTTTGGTTTTAACCCCGGTTCTGTAATGGCTGCTGACCCCAATGCTATTACTCATATTGCTTTAACAACCAACATGGCTGCGGCTGCTGGCGGAATTGCAGCTACAGCAACAGCGTGGTTTTACTTAGGTAAGCCTGACCTGTCGATGATTATCAACGGTATTCTGGCTGGTTTGGTAGCGATTACAGCCCCTTGTGCTTATGTCAGCATTCCCGGTGCAGTAATTATTGGTTTGATTGCTGGCGTGATTGTAGTTTTCTCTGTCACATTATTTGACAAAATTGGTATTGATGACCCAGTAGGTGCTACCTCAGTTCACCTTGTTTGTGGTGTTTTTGGCACTCTTGCAGTTGGTCTATGGTCTGTTGGACCTGGTGTCTATTCCTGGTATGGTGAGGGTGCTGGGCCAATCAAAGGCTTATTTGTTGGTGGTGGCGTAGAACAGTTAGGTATCCAGTTTCTAGGTGTGATTGCAGTCGGTGGTATGACTGTGCTTCTCAGCAGCATCTTTTGGCTAGCACTGAAATATACCTTGGGTATTCGAGTCACCAGAACAGAAGAACTGGAAGGTTTAGATATCCATGAACACGGTATGGAAGCCTACAGTGGATTCCTCAAAGAAAATAGTCCCAGTGGATTTGGAGAAGCTGGCAACTCTGGCGGCTACTCATCAGGGGAAGATTATTCCAATAAAATTTAA
- the psb27 gene encoding photosystem II protein Psb27: MLMNRYWSRLLALVLVVAIGLVGCGSPDSLTGDYRQDTLAVVNTLKQALEVSPDSPERAAIQAEARLKINDFSARYQRVNSVVGLSSFTTMRTALNSLAGHYSSYPNRPVPEKLKTRLEQEFQQVESALRRGA, encoded by the coding sequence ATGCTTATGAATCGCTATTGGTCGCGTCTGCTTGCCCTCGTCTTGGTTGTTGCCATTGGCTTAGTAGGCTGTGGTAGTCCAGATAGTTTAACAGGAGATTACCGCCAAGATACCTTGGCGGTGGTCAATACCTTAAAACAAGCCTTAGAAGTATCCCCAGATTCGCCAGAAAGAGCAGCAATTCAAGCGGAAGCTAGGCTAAAAATTAATGATTTTTCTGCTCGCTACCAACGGGTTAACTCTGTTGTCGGGCTGAGTTCCTTTACAACTATGCGAACAGCCCTCAACTCCTTGGCTGGACACTACAGTTCTTACCCTAACAGACCAGTACCAGAAAAGCTAAAAACTCGTTTAGAGCAAGAATTCCAGCAGGTAGAATCAGCACTCCGACGAGGTGCTTAA
- a CDS encoding family 10 glycosylhydrolase: protein MFNRPLQRVRVKLLWQYLFTAIFSSSLLIPYLTIQPAQAQVTEYCRISSAATKTKENLRLLALKGNKDAQRRYQQLIQKHAKEVQQCRNRTWPKIQAVWIRLYPCDLKPGAIDQIMDRIVNDGYNQVYVEAFYDGRVLLPAAANPTVWPSVIRNPGAEKVDLLATAIKQGKQRGLKVYAWLYTKNFGYSYALRRDREAAIARNGKGQTSLYVVNDSNQVFIDPYNEQAKRDYYRLVQEILRRRPDGLLFDYIRYPRQAGSDSIATKVADLWLFTKATQEALFRRAQNNQGLELIRRFLGKGYVTAGDISEVDQLYPQENEPMWQGRVVAAKEKSLLSPSERQPLIQTELWLLAVAHAMQGIIDFVTLASNPAKQLGIPSGVVFFPEGNQTVGQGYDSRLQPWDQFPSSLEWHPMSYATCGNVSCIVEQVQRVISLAKPGTQIIPALAGKWGGSVSNRPSLEAQMQALKQFAPKLKGVSHFAYSWQYPENDSDRKFCR from the coding sequence ATGTTTAACCGTCCCTTGCAGCGTGTGAGAGTGAAATTACTTTGGCAATACTTATTTACTGCTATTTTTAGCAGCAGTCTGTTGATTCCCTACTTGACGATTCAACCAGCACAAGCACAAGTTACAGAATATTGTCGGATATCATCAGCCGCTACCAAAACAAAAGAAAATTTACGCTTATTAGCCCTCAAAGGTAATAAAGATGCCCAGAGACGCTATCAGCAATTGATCCAAAAACACGCCAAAGAAGTACAGCAGTGTCGTAACCGTACTTGGCCAAAAATTCAAGCTGTTTGGATACGTTTATATCCTTGCGATTTAAAGCCAGGGGCTATAGATCAGATTATGGATCGGATAGTCAATGATGGCTACAACCAAGTTTATGTAGAAGCATTCTATGATGGGCGCGTCTTGTTACCAGCCGCAGCTAACCCCACAGTTTGGCCTTCAGTGATTCGCAATCCTGGTGCAGAAAAAGTTGACTTACTCGCCACAGCAATTAAACAAGGAAAGCAACGCGGGTTAAAAGTTTATGCTTGGTTATATACCAAGAATTTTGGCTATAGTTATGCACTGAGAAGAGACAGAGAAGCTGCGATCGCACGCAATGGTAAGGGTCAAACTAGTTTATATGTTGTCAATGATAGTAATCAAGTATTTATCGACCCCTACAACGAACAAGCCAAACGCGATTACTACCGCCTAGTACAAGAAATTTTACGTCGTCGCCCAGATGGTCTGTTGTTTGACTATATCCGTTATCCTCGTCAAGCAGGTAGTGATTCCATCGCCACCAAAGTTGCAGATTTATGGTTATTTACTAAAGCTACCCAAGAGGCTTTGTTTCGCCGCGCCCAAAATAACCAAGGACTAGAGTTAATTCGGCGTTTCTTAGGTAAAGGATATGTCACCGCAGGAGATATTAGCGAAGTTGATCAACTTTATCCCCAAGAAAATGAACCGATGTGGCAAGGACGTGTTGTAGCAGCAAAAGAAAAATCACTTTTGTCCCCTAGCGAGAGACAACCACTAATACAAACAGAATTATGGTTGTTGGCTGTAGCCCATGCCATGCAAGGTATTATAGATTTTGTCACTTTAGCTAGCAACCCAGCGAAACAACTAGGTATTCCCTCTGGGGTGGTATTTTTTCCAGAAGGTAACCAAACAGTAGGACAAGGATATGATTCTCGCTTGCAACCTTGGGATCAGTTTCCTAGTTCCTTAGAGTGGCATCCCATGTCTTACGCAACTTGCGGTAACGTTAGCTGTATTGTAGAGCAAGTACAACGAGTTATCAGTCTAGCCAAGCCAGGTACACAAATCATTCCGGCTTTAGCTGGTAAATGGGGAGGCTCAGTCAGTAATCGTCCCTCATTAGAAGCACAAATGCAAGCATTAAAACAATTTGCACCTAAGCTAAAAGGGGTGAGTCATTTTGCCTATTCTTGGCAATATCCAGAAAATGATAGCGATCGCAAATTCTGCCGTTAG
- the folE gene encoding GTP cyclohydrolase I FolE: MTLSIRPDLTSADQVLLSLAPKEQQNVTEAEMMQAVRTLLIGLGEDPDREGLKDTPKRVMKALQFLTKGYDESLDDLLNGAVFTEDASEMVLVRDIDIFSSCEHHILPIIGRAHVAYIPNGKVIGLSKIARICEMYARRLQVQERLTMQIADALLDLLKPQGVAVVIEATHMCMVMRGVQKPGSWTVTSAMRGVFAEDARTREEFMNLIRHNVNFH, encoded by the coding sequence ATGACTCTATCGATTCGTCCCGATCTCACTTCTGCCGATCAGGTACTGTTGTCTTTAGCACCTAAAGAACAGCAAAATGTCACAGAAGCAGAAATGATGCAGGCTGTGCGAACTTTGTTGATTGGATTAGGAGAAGATCCAGACCGTGAAGGACTAAAAGATACTCCAAAAAGGGTGATGAAAGCCCTACAGTTTCTGACAAAGGGATATGATGAATCTTTGGATGATCTGTTAAATGGAGCAGTATTTACAGAAGATGCCAGTGAAATGGTATTAGTCCGGGATATCGATATTTTCAGTTCCTGCGAGCATCATATCTTACCAATCATTGGTCGCGCCCATGTCGCTTATATTCCTAATGGCAAAGTTATAGGATTATCCAAAATTGCCCGTATTTGTGAAATGTATGCACGACGCTTACAAGTGCAGGAACGTCTCACCATGCAAATTGCTGATGCTTTGCTAGATTTACTCAAACCTCAAGGAGTAGCTGTAGTCATAGAAGCCACTCATATGTGTATGGTAATGCGCGGCGTGCAGAAGCCTGGCTCTTGGACTGTTACCAGTGCGATGCGCGGCGTTTTTGCCGAAGACGCTAGAACCCGTGAAGAATTTATGAATTTAATTCGACACAATGTCAATTTTCATTAA
- a CDS encoding pentapeptide repeat-containing protein, whose translation MDANKLLDLYTAGERKFEQANLHQVNLYATDLSGVNFTEADLSGANLSHANLNGCNFSRANLTDADLSGASLSGANLTEVNLIGADLMKANLKDSNLTRADLRGANLMLANLLGANLYEAEMSGANFTGANFKQANLMGSNIIEAELSSANMVDVIISEREITGTVMRIGLSHRWVTWAGCH comes from the coding sequence ATGGATGCTAATAAGCTCCTGGATTTATATACAGCAGGAGAAAGAAAATTTGAGCAAGCAAATCTGCATCAGGTCAATCTTTACGCCACTGATTTGAGCGGAGTAAATTTTACAGAGGCTGATTTAAGTGGTGCTAACCTCAGTCACGCCAATTTGAATGGCTGTAATTTTAGTCGAGCTAATTTGACTGATGCTGATTTGAGTGGTGCTAGCTTGAGTGGTGCAAACTTAACTGAGGTTAACCTCATTGGCGCAGATTTAATGAAGGCTAACCTCAAAGATAGTAACCTAACTCGTGCTGATTTGCGCGGTGCTAATTTAATGCTAGCCAACTTATTAGGTGCAAACCTCTATGAAGCAGAAATGAGCGGAGCTAATTTCACTGGTGCTAATTTCAAGCAAGCTAATCTGATGGGTAGCAATATCATAGAAGCGGAACTGAGTAGCGCAAATATGGTTGACGTAATTATTTCTGAACGAGAAATTACCGGAACAGTGATGCGTATAGGGCTATCTCACAGATGGGTAACTTGGGCTGGCTGTCACTGA
- the msrA gene encoding peptide-methionine (S)-S-oxide reductase MsrA, which yields MEKATFGAGCFWGVEAAFYKVKGVTSTSVGYMGGHFINPSYLDVLSRITGHAEVAQVEYDPQLVSYEDLLTVFWDIHDPTTLNRQGPDKGEQYRSVIFFHNTQQEELAKHSKAKLQISGRFERDIVTEIKPAGEYYLATPEHQQYFEKKGRS from the coding sequence ATGGAAAAAGCAACATTTGGGGCTGGCTGTTTTTGGGGTGTGGAGGCGGCGTTTTATAAGGTAAAAGGAGTAACATCAACCTCCGTTGGCTATATGGGAGGGCATTTTATTAATCCGTCTTATCTTGATGTGTTATCGAGGATAACTGGTCATGCTGAGGTAGCACAGGTAGAATATGACCCTCAACTTGTTAGTTATGAGGACTTATTAACCGTATTTTGGGATATCCATGACCCGACAACCCTAAACCGCCAAGGGCCAGACAAAGGAGAACAGTACAGGTCTGTGATATTTTTTCACAATACCCAACAGGAAGAACTAGCGAAGCACTCAAAGGCAAAGCTTCAGATATCGGGTAGGTTTGAACGCGATATTGTGACAGAGATTAAACCTGCTGGTGAATACTACTTAGCAACCCCAGAGCATCAACAGTATTTTGAAAAAAAAGGAAGATCCTGA
- a CDS encoding Nif11-like leader peptide family natural product precursor — protein MTQQNATQLLEAVKEDQALQARLKATDNPEAFIKIARECGYDFTIEELEAEISQLSDEELAAIVNPGWGTRRHIHPR, from the coding sequence ATGACACAGCAAAACGCTACCCAATTATTGGAAGCTGTTAAAGAAGATCAAGCATTACAAGCAAGACTCAAAGCAACAGATAATCCAGAAGCCTTCATAAAAATTGCTAGAGAGTGTGGCTATGACTTCACCATTGAGGAACTAGAGGCTGAAATCAGCCAACTATCAGACGAAGAGTTAGCCGCTATTGTCAATCCAGGTTGGGGGACTAGACGACACATTCATCCTAGATAA
- a CDS encoding peptidase domain-containing ABC transporter yields the protein MKYQYVAQHSEEDCGAACIASIAKHYGRTLTLSHVREVVGTGQLGTSLLGLKRGAETLGFNARPVKTSPEVLKRMNEAPLPAIIHWQGQHWVVLYGKKGKKCIVADPAVGLRYLSPQDLAEGWTDWLMLLIEPDPIRFQQQEGDQVGGFWRFFKRIWTFRRILAQALPLNILLGLLSLASPFLLQILTDDVLVRGDTKLLTTMAIAVVVMNVVSSSLSWVQSNLIAHFAQRLQLGLVLEFGRQILQLPLSYYEARRSGEIVSRLRDINQINQLVSQVVVTLPSKLFIAIISFSLMAFYSWKLTVLALFISMVMTLSTVIFQPILQQKTREVLVSEAESQGVLVETFKGALTLKTTTASPQFWEELQGRFGKISTSTLSTIQIGIINGTFSSFVSAIGSIALLWYGGNLVINPQENLSIGQLLAFNSMNGNFVGLIGTVITFVDEFTRAKTATQRLTEVIDATPENQGDGKKAFAKIPDDADIVCSHVNFHYPGRVELLEDFSLTIPGGKVVAIIGKSGCGKSTLAKILACLYPLQSGNIRIGLYNIEDLALDCLRQQIVLVPQDAHFWSRSIVENFRLGAPHITFEQIVRACKIADADDFISKLPDKYQTILGEFGANISGGQRQRLAIARAIVTDPPVLILDESTAGLDPVSETQVLERLFKHRRGKTTILISHRPQVINRADWVMLLDQGKLKVEGSLENLRSISGEHLDFLNTY from the coding sequence ATGAAATACCAATATGTTGCACAACACAGCGAAGAAGATTGCGGTGCTGCTTGTATCGCCTCAATTGCTAAACACTATGGGCGGACTCTTACTCTTAGTCATGTGCGTGAGGTTGTAGGTACTGGACAATTAGGTACAAGCTTGTTGGGGCTAAAACGAGGTGCAGAAACACTTGGTTTTAATGCTCGTCCAGTCAAAACTTCACCAGAAGTCTTAAAGCGGATGAATGAAGCACCTCTACCAGCAATTATTCACTGGCAAGGGCAGCATTGGGTAGTTTTATATGGTAAAAAAGGCAAAAAATGTATAGTTGCTGATCCGGCTGTAGGTTTGCGTTATCTGTCTCCACAAGATTTAGCAGAAGGGTGGACAGATTGGTTAATGCTGTTAATAGAACCTGATCCGATACGGTTTCAGCAGCAAGAGGGGGATCAAGTTGGTGGTTTTTGGCGTTTTTTTAAGCGAATTTGGACTTTTAGGAGGATTTTAGCTCAGGCTTTACCCCTAAATATCTTGTTGGGATTGCTATCTTTAGCTTCTCCCTTTTTGCTACAAATTCTTACTGATGATGTACTGGTGCGGGGTGATACTAAACTATTAACTACGATGGCGATCGCTGTGGTAGTGATGAATGTAGTTTCTAGTAGTTTATCTTGGGTACAATCTAACTTAATTGCTCACTTTGCCCAACGTCTACAATTAGGGCTTGTTTTAGAATTTGGTCGGCAAATATTACAATTACCACTTTCTTATTATGAGGCTAGACGTAGTGGCGAAATTGTCAGCCGTCTACGAGATATTAACCAGATTAATCAGTTAGTATCTCAAGTTGTTGTAACTTTACCAAGTAAATTATTTATTGCTATTATTTCCTTTAGTCTCATGGCTTTTTATAGCTGGAAATTAACGGTATTAGCTCTATTTATTTCGATGGTAATGACATTATCTACAGTGATATTCCAGCCAATTTTACAACAGAAAACTCGTGAGGTTTTAGTTAGCGAAGCTGAATCACAAGGGGTTTTAGTCGAAACATTTAAAGGCGCACTCACGCTGAAAACAACCACAGCTTCACCACAATTTTGGGAGGAATTACAAGGCAGATTTGGGAAAATTTCTACTTCCACACTCAGCACCATTCAAATTGGCATTATTAACGGTACATTTTCTAGCTTTGTTTCTGCTATAGGTAGTATTGCTTTGCTATGGTATGGGGGAAATTTGGTAATTAATCCCCAAGAAAATTTGAGTATTGGGCAATTACTAGCCTTTAATTCCATGAATGGTAATTTCGTGGGTTTAATTGGGACTGTGATCACTTTTGTAGATGAATTTACACGAGCAAAAACTGCTACTCAACGCCTCACAGAAGTAATAGATGCGACACCAGAAAATCAAGGAGATGGTAAAAAAGCATTTGCCAAAATCCCTGATGATGCTGATATTGTTTGTAGTCATGTCAATTTTCATTATCCTGGTCGAGTGGAGTTATTAGAAGACTTTTCACTAACTATTCCAGGTGGTAAAGTTGTCGCTATTATTGGTAAATCTGGTTGTGGTAAAAGCACTTTAGCTAAAATATTAGCTTGCCTATATCCTCTACAATCAGGTAATATCCGCATAGGACTTTATAATATAGAAGACCTTGCTCTTGATTGTCTACGTCAACAGATAGTTTTAGTCCCTCAAGATGCCCATTTTTGGAGTCGTTCTATTGTTGAAAACTTCCGATTAGGTGCGCCTCATATTACATTTGAGCAGATTGTTAGGGCTTGTAAAATTGCTGATGCTGATGACTTTATCAGTAAATTACCTGATAAATATCAAACCATTTTGGGTGAGTTTGGAGCAAATATTTCTGGCGGACAAAGGCAAAGATTAGCCATAGCAAGAGCCATCGTGACAGATCCACCAGTGTTAATTTTGGATGAATCAACTGCTGGACTTGATCCAGTCAGTGAAACACAAGTTTTAGAGCGATTATTTAAACATCGTCGGGGTAAAACTACTATTTTAATTAGCCACCGTCCCCAAGTAATTAATCGGGCTGACTGGGTTATGTTGCTAGATCAAGGTAAATTAAAAGTTGAAGGTTCTTTGGAGAATTTACGCTCTATATCTGGAGAACATTTAGACTTTTTGAATACTTATTGA
- a CDS encoding HlyD family secretion protein produces MLYTHNQKLLPPVQSADFLPPVSRWTSLAGIFLIASVGTAISLSSWIKYNVTVKATAAVRPTGEIRLVQPKVEGTVKSILVKENQLVQRGDAIAHLEDEQLQIKRSQLQGNIQQGKLQLIQMDAQLKTLDSQILAETTIAQRSILSAKADLARNQREYQEKQITTSSELLAAQANLEKAQADLQKAQADLSFAEVDRDRYKQLTEIGAIGGREFEQKKLVVEQTKAILEATKKSVDIAKAKVKSAKVAVNPTDATVAIAQERIAQETARGEATTATLKKEKQALLQRRVEIQNQIGQSQKELQQIATQLQDTVLRASSDGIILKLNLRNPGQVLRASEAVAEIAPNHAPLIIKAVIPTQEIKNVSVGQTAQMRIDACPYPDYGTLNGVVKAVSPDAIKPNNTNASTSGSTTAAASYFEVTIQPDSLTFGNGRQCHLQAGMEAKADIISKQETALQFILRKARLITDL; encoded by the coding sequence ATGCTTTACACACATAACCAAAAGCTTCTACCACCTGTTCAAAGTGCAGACTTTCTTCCTCCTGTTAGTCGTTGGACATCTTTAGCCGGAATTTTCCTCATCGCTAGTGTTGGTACTGCAATTAGTTTATCTTCATGGATAAAATACAATGTGACAGTAAAAGCAACGGCTGCGGTCCGTCCAACAGGGGAAATTCGCCTGGTACAACCGAAAGTTGAAGGTACAGTTAAAAGTATTCTGGTGAAAGAAAATCAGCTTGTCCAACGGGGTGATGCGATCGCTCACTTGGAAGATGAACAATTGCAAATTAAAAGAAGTCAACTGCAAGGTAACATTCAGCAGGGTAAGTTACAACTTATTCAAATGGATGCTCAACTGAAAACTCTAGATAGCCAAATTCTTGCAGAGACGACAATAGCCCAGCGATCAATTTTATCTGCAAAGGCAGATTTAGCACGCAATCAAAGGGAATATCAGGAGAAGCAAATTACTACTAGCAGCGAATTACTCGCAGCTCAAGCTAACTTAGAAAAAGCCCAAGCTGATTTGCAAAAAGCCCAAGCTGATTTAAGTTTTGCCGAAGTAGACCGCGATCGCTATAAACAATTAACAGAAATTGGTGCTATTGGTGGGCGTGAATTTGAACAGAAAAAACTTGTGGTTGAGCAAACTAAAGCCATTCTGGAAGCTACAAAAAAATCCGTTGATATAGCCAAAGCTAAAGTTAAATCAGCTAAAGTGGCTGTTAATCCGACAGATGCTACAGTAGCGATCGCACAAGAACGCATTGCTCAAGAAACTGCTAGGGGTGAAGCTACTACTGCTACACTCAAAAAAGAAAAACAAGCCTTACTTCAGAGGCGGGTAGAAATTCAAAATCAAATCGGACAATCTCAAAAAGAGTTGCAACAGATAGCCACTCAATTACAAGATACTGTTTTACGCGCTAGCAGTGATGGGATTATTCTGAAGCTGAATTTACGCAACCCCGGTCAAGTTTTACGTGCTAGTGAAGCTGTAGCAGAAATTGCTCCTAATCATGCTCCTCTGATTATTAAAGCAGTTATTCCCACCCAAGAAATTAAAAATGTCTCCGTTGGTCAAACAGCACAAATGCGAATTGATGCCTGTCCCTATCCTGATTATGGCACTCTTAATGGAGTGGTCAAGGCTGTTTCTCCAGATGCGATTAAACCTAATAATACAAATGCCTCCACGTCAGGTTCAACAACTGCTGCTGCTAGCTATTTTGAAGTGACTATTCAACCCGATAGTCTCACCTTTGGAAATGGCCGTCAGTGTCATCTCCAAGCTGGGATGGAGGCTAAAGCAGACATTATTTCTAAACAGGAGACAGCACTGCAATTTATCTTGAGAAAAGCTAGATTAATTACTGATTTGTAA
- a CDS encoding response regulator, with amino-acid sequence MKQILTENELLKILVIDDHESVLSGTVNVLRKHFPDADFITAINAKNALNQLAISQPDIVVMDLSIPEQPETTARPDIGVQLLRTLMKNYPNLNIVVQSANVRTLVRIRPDIDSHKGGFTVADKSLSTQEMLTRVDWALQGLTHTKDIKGIHSGLEVKPEWLRMLTLAFGEGLQDKTIAERMCISARMVRHYWSKLQDALDVYPEEGKNIRIQTEMRAREEGLID; translated from the coding sequence ATGAAACAAATTTTGACAGAGAATGAATTGCTGAAGATTCTAGTAATTGATGATCACGAATCCGTCTTATCTGGAACTGTCAATGTACTGCGAAAACATTTCCCTGATGCTGACTTTATCACTGCAATCAATGCTAAAAATGCGCTGAATCAACTTGCGATTTCACAGCCGGATATTGTGGTTATGGATCTTTCTATTCCCGAACAACCTGAAACAACAGCCAGACCCGATATAGGTGTGCAACTTCTGCGGACTTTAATGAAAAATTACCCCAATCTAAATATTGTAGTTCAAAGTGCTAATGTGAGAACTCTAGTAAGAATTAGACCTGATATTGATAGCCATAAAGGAGGTTTCACCGTTGCTGATAAAAGTCTTTCTACTCAGGAAATGTTGACTAGAGTTGATTGGGCATTACAAGGATTAACTCATACAAAAGATATTAAAGGTATTCATTCAGGATTGGAAGTTAAACCAGAGTGGCTCAGGATGTTAACGTTAGCATTTGGGGAAGGATTACAGGATAAGACGATTGCTGAACGTATGTGCATATCTGCAAGGATGGTGCGCCATTACTGGAGTAAACTGCAAGACGCTTTAGATGTTTATCCTGAAGAGGGGAAAAATATCCGTATTCAAACTGAAATGAGAGCTAGAGAAGAAGGATTAATTGATTAG